The Methanosarcina acetivorans C2A genome includes the window CAATCGTTCCCCTGTAAACATCCACTTTAAGAGTCCTGGCAATGGCTTCCAGAGCTTTATCTGACAGGTCAGGGTGCACAAGGGCTGCTGAATCGTTTGCAAACACAATGTTTCCGACTGCATTTAGCCTGTCCGGAAGGATGCCCACGGGAATGTCGGTGAACCTCTGCATCTCAGCCCTAGCTCCGTATGGAAGCATAAAGCCGTTCGAGTTGCCCCTGGAAAGGGCTCCCACTACAATGCTTCCATTTACAAGGGTCTCAATGACTCTTACATCCAGCACCTCTTCGAGTAGGGCGCAGACCTCTGGCTTTGTCAGAGGGGGAACGAGAACAACATCTTCGGTACAGGTTGCAAATACCCCGATGATCGAGGTATCGTAGATATCCACTGTTCGAAT containing:
- a CDS encoding translation initiation factor IF-6 translates to MIRTVDIYDTSIIGVFATCTEDVVLVPPLTKPEVCALLEEVLDVRVIETLVNGSIVVGALSRGNSNGFMLPYGARAEMQRFTDIPVGILPDRLNAVGNIVFANDSAALVHPDLSDKALEAIARTLKVDVYRGTIAGIKNVGMAGVVTNKGLLVHPKVTASEREVLEKIFGFPVNIGTTNFGTQMLGSGLLANSKNFVAGSETTGPELGRIEEALGFLE